Proteins from a single region of Leptolyngbya sp. CCY15150:
- a CDS encoding pre-peptidase C-terminal domain-containing protein, translated as PTTDPGDDFTTAFNIGSLTSSRSYRQFVGVVDSTDVYRFSLSGSRTVGATISGLTGRVQLSLYRDSNNNGVADSSERITFSSGSSSLAPFSINRTLEADTYFFVVDAFTNNNTAYNLNLGV; from the coding sequence ACCTACCACTGATCCCGGTGATGACTTTACGACTGCATTCAATATAGGTTCACTCACCAGCAGTCGTTCCTATAGACAGTTTGTCGGTGTGGTCGATTCGACGGATGTTTATCGTTTTTCGTTGAGTGGTAGTCGCACCGTTGGGGCAACCATCAGCGGATTAACCGGACGCGTGCAGCTCTCGCTGTACCGGGATAGTAATAATAATGGTGTTGCCGATTCTTCTGAACGCATCACCTTCTCGTCTGGTAGTTCTAGTCTCGCCCCCTTCTCCATTAATCGCACCCTGGAAGCAGATACCTACTTCTTTGTTGTTGATGCATTCACCAATAACAATACGGCGTACAACCTCAACTTGGGGGTTTAA